A single Natrinema pellirubrum DSM 15624 DNA region contains:
- a CDS encoding 3-dehydroquinate synthase II, whose product MTRAVWVKADDAVGDWDDRRARITAALEAGADWVLVDEDDVERVRELGEINVAAFRTDGDVTLVDDIDDAEADDGDTDDSAASQADAIVVGKNGEGDATIDLPEDFAGSADLSTLRRDGDFQRGAYVRILGKEYERFAETAAEEADHTIVVGEDWTIIPLENLIARIGEETNLIAGVTSAEEAKTAFETLEIGSDAVLLDSDDPDEIRETVEVRDEAARESLDLTTAEVLEVERAGSADRVCIDTGSLLEHDEGMLVGSMSRGLVFVHAETAESPYVASRPFRVNAGAVHAYVRTPDGGTKYLSELQSGDEVQVVDTDGNTREAIVGRVKIEQRPMFRIALETAEGDRVETLLQNAETIKVAADEGRKAVTDLEAGDEILLYYEDTARHFGEAVEESIIEK is encoded by the coding sequence GCCGCGCTCGAGGCGGGTGCAGACTGGGTACTGGTCGACGAGGACGACGTGGAGCGCGTCCGCGAACTCGGCGAGATCAACGTCGCGGCGTTTCGGACCGACGGGGACGTGACGCTGGTCGACGACATCGATGACGCCGAAGCCGACGACGGCGATACGGACGACTCGGCCGCATCGCAGGCGGACGCGATCGTCGTCGGCAAGAACGGCGAGGGCGACGCGACGATCGACCTGCCGGAGGACTTTGCGGGCTCGGCCGACCTCTCGACGTTGCGCCGGGACGGCGACTTCCAGCGGGGCGCGTACGTCCGCATCCTCGGCAAGGAGTACGAACGGTTCGCCGAGACCGCCGCCGAGGAAGCCGACCACACCATCGTCGTCGGCGAGGACTGGACGATCATCCCCCTCGAGAACCTGATCGCCCGGATCGGCGAGGAGACGAACCTGATCGCGGGCGTTACGAGCGCCGAGGAGGCCAAGACGGCCTTCGAGACGCTCGAGATCGGCTCCGACGCCGTCCTGCTGGATTCGGACGATCCCGACGAGATCCGCGAGACCGTCGAGGTCCGCGACGAGGCCGCCCGTGAGAGCCTCGATCTGACCACCGCCGAAGTCCTCGAGGTCGAACGCGCCGGCAGCGCGGACCGTGTCTGTATCGATACCGGCAGCCTGCTCGAACACGACGAGGGGATGCTCGTCGGCTCGATGAGCCGCGGCTTGGTCTTCGTCCACGCCGAGACGGCCGAATCGCCCTACGTCGCCTCACGGCCGTTCCGTGTCAACGCCGGCGCGGTCCACGCCTACGTTCGCACGCCGGACGGCGGAACGAAGTACCTCTCGGAACTGCAAAGCGGCGACGAGGTCCAGGTCGTCGACACCGACGGCAACACCCGCGAGGCCATCGTCGGCCGGGTCAAGATCGAACAGCGGCCGATGTTCCGGATCGCCCTCGAGACCGCCGAGGGTGACCGCGTCGAGACCCTGCTCCAGAACGCCGAGACGATCAAGGTCGCCGCCGACGAAGGCCGCAAGGCAGTGACCGACCTCGAGGCCGGCGACGAGATCCTGCTGTACTACGAGGACACGGCCCGACACTTCGGCGAGGCCGTCGAGGAGAGTATCATCGAAAAATAG
- a CDS encoding zinc ribbon domain-containing protein yields MTWFRALLAAGLSILLPGAGHLVIRDWLRAAVFAGLFISASAIFLPIEQLTAAGPMTSVGDINAYADIMAEETDAMTQFLLSFIGLFAAIDATFRALGFPPGSDTGGDGATCPECGKEVDEDLEFCHWCTTRLEPAADEEPTHS; encoded by the coding sequence ATGACATGGTTCCGTGCGCTTCTCGCGGCCGGCCTCTCGATACTCCTGCCGGGTGCGGGCCATCTCGTGATCCGGGACTGGCTTCGCGCCGCCGTCTTCGCCGGCCTCTTCATCTCGGCGAGTGCGATCTTCCTGCCGATCGAACAGCTCACCGCCGCTGGGCCGATGACGAGCGTCGGCGATATCAACGCGTACGCGGACATCATGGCCGAGGAGACCGACGCGATGACCCAGTTCCTGCTCTCGTTTATCGGCCTCTTCGCCGCGATCGACGCGACCTTCCGCGCACTCGGGTTCCCGCCGGGCAGCGATACCGGCGGGGACGGCGCGACCTGTCCCGAATGCGGGAAGGAAGTCGACGAGGATCTCGAGTTCTGTCACTGGTGTACGACCCGGCTCGAGCCCGCCGCCGACGAAGAGCCGACCCACTCCTGA
- a CDS encoding NADH dehydrogenase, which translates to MSVTREKVSAVEPPAFAVTLRNAGLAGAGGAGFPTYAKWDRLEEVDSLLVNHQESEPNYYMDKWLGRERADELAALFDGLLDRAFDRIVVAAKRTDREAWLGDLEAATEATVYEPGDLPIDGTETGVVIAYTADKYEFGMETVLMRIVAGVVMAGDELPMDHGWIVQNTETLANVARALVDGEPVTEKFVHVDGRVPTHRFLKVPIGTPATDLLEAAGRSDDLGANEVILDGGPGWCFEIERPPEEFGVRKRTNCLLVMADSVVEENRLGSGGRINVLASAAWSESSHETAPTARLEPERVVVPLLTNPAFEGVVTPSEPIVRAGDEVETGELIARPGEGISTAQHAPIDGTVTAVADRSVTIERDDPSAAGTTGAEPADPHRIYWSWCRECGRYLPEPQLEAVSPTEFVCSQCR; encoded by the coding sequence ATGAGCGTCACTCGAGAGAAAGTCAGTGCGGTCGAACCGCCGGCGTTCGCGGTGACGCTGCGAAACGCCGGACTGGCGGGGGCCGGCGGTGCCGGGTTCCCGACCTACGCCAAGTGGGACCGGCTCGAGGAGGTCGACTCACTGCTGGTCAACCACCAGGAGAGCGAGCCCAACTACTACATGGACAAGTGGCTGGGTCGCGAGCGGGCCGACGAACTGGCGGCGCTGTTCGACGGCCTGCTCGATCGAGCGTTCGATCGGATCGTCGTCGCCGCCAAGCGGACCGACCGCGAGGCGTGGCTGGGCGACCTCGAGGCGGCGACCGAGGCGACGGTCTACGAGCCCGGTGACCTGCCGATCGACGGGACCGAAACCGGGGTCGTGATCGCATACACCGCCGACAAATACGAATTCGGGATGGAGACAGTCCTCATGCGGATCGTTGCGGGCGTCGTCATGGCGGGCGACGAACTGCCCATGGATCACGGCTGGATCGTCCAGAACACCGAAACGCTGGCGAACGTCGCTCGAGCGCTGGTCGACGGCGAGCCGGTAACCGAGAAGTTCGTCCACGTCGACGGCCGCGTCCCCACCCACCGGTTCCTCAAAGTCCCGATCGGGACGCCCGCGACCGACCTCCTCGAGGCCGCGGGGCGATCCGACGATCTGGGGGCGAACGAGGTCATCCTCGACGGCGGCCCCGGTTGGTGTTTCGAGATCGAGCGCCCGCCGGAGGAGTTCGGCGTCCGAAAGCGGACGAACTGTCTGCTCGTCATGGCGGACTCGGTCGTCGAGGAGAACCGCCTCGGGAGCGGCGGCCGGATCAACGTCCTCGCGTCGGCGGCCTGGTCGGAATCGAGCCACGAGACGGCCCCGACGGCCCGGCTCGAGCCGGAACGCGTCGTCGTTCCGTTGCTGACGAACCCCGCCTTCGAGGGCGTGGTGACACCCAGCGAGCCGATCGTTCGGGCCGGCGACGAGGTCGAAACGGGCGAGCTGATCGCCCGTCCGGGCGAAGGGATCAGCACGGCCCAGCACGCCCCGATCGACGGCACGGTCACCGCCGTCGCGGATCGGTCCGTGACGATCGAGCGCGACGACCCGTCGGCGGCCGGAACGACCGGCGCGGAGCCGGCCGATCCACACCGGATCTACTGGTCTTGGTGTCGCGAGTGCGGCCGGTACCTTCCGGAGCCACAGCTCGAGGCGGTCAGCCCCACGGAGTTCGTCTGTAGCCAGTGCCGGTGA
- a CDS encoding DUF7331 family protein, whose protein sequence is MHTDGTRRLDGSETVDFENERYTSYRDGNGRVIVDRRNPAAWVRSTVVRPCVR, encoded by the coding sequence ATGCACACTGACGGAACACGACGTCTCGACGGCAGCGAGACGGTCGACTTCGAAAACGAGCGATACACGAGCTACCGGGACGGCAACGGGCGGGTCATCGTCGATCGACGGAACCCCGCGGCGTGGGTTCGATCGACGGTCGTTCGCCCCTGCGTTCGATAG